The genomic stretch GGTTCGGCGAAGGTCCAGCCCTCCGACAGCATCAGCGGATCGACGACGCTGACGCCGATCACCCCGTCCAGCCGTTTCAGCTTGCGGAAGATCAGCGTGCGGTGCGCCCAGGGGCAAGCCAGCGACACCATCAGGTGATAGCGCCCAGCCTCCGCCGGGTAGGGGGTGGAGCCGTCGGCCGACACCCGGTCGCGGAACTGCGCCTCTGTCCGGACGAACGCGCCGCCGGTCTTCTTGGTGTCGTACCACTGGTCGTGCCACTGTCCGTCGATCAGCAGGCCCACGGCTCCCTCCTCTTCTTCAGCGTTTGCGACGAGTCATCAACCGTGCAGCTTGGTCGCGATCTCGGCGACATGGCGGCCCTGATAGCGGGCGCCGTCCAACTCGACCGCGCTCGGCCGGCGGGAGCCGTCGCCGCCGGCGATGGTGCTGGCGCCATAGGGCGAGTTGCCCATCACTTCCGAAACGCCCATCTGGCCCTGGAAGGAATAAGGCAGACCGACGATCACCAAGCCCAGATGCAGAAGCACGGTGTGTGTGCTGAGGATCGTGCTCTCCTGCCCGCCATGCTGGGTGGCGGTGGAGGTGAAGGCCGCGCCGACCTTGCCAACCAGGGCGCCCTTGGCCCACAGCCCGCCGGTCTGGTCGAGGAAGTTCTTCATCTGCGACGCCATGTTGCCGTAGCGGGTCGGCGTGCCGATGACGATGGCGTCGTACTGCGCCAGCTCGTCCACCGTGGCGACCGGGATGTTGCTCTCGTCCTTGTAATGGGCGGATTGGCGGACGGCCTCCGGCACGAGTTCCGGCACGCGCTTCACCGTCACCTCAGTCCCGGCGACGGAGCGGGCGCCCTCTGCCACCGCCTGCGCCATCTCCGACACATGACCCCAGCTGCTGTAATAGAGGACCAGAACCTTCGCCATCGCCGTCACTCCCTGTTCATTGCGTCATCGGGCCGCCGCAGCCGGTCATGGCCGCGGGGTGACACCAAACATAGGGCGCAACGGCCTTTCCGGTATTGCCGGATCTTGGCACCTCATTGTTTCCGGGTGTACAACAATGCCATGGATCGCCTCGACGACATGCTCGCCTTCATCAAGGTGGTGGACACCAAGAGCTTCACCGCCGCCGCCGACCGGCTCAACCTGTCGAAGTCGGTGGTCTCCCGCCGCATCGGCGAGTTGGAGAACCGGCTCGGCGCGCGGCTGCTGAACCGCACCACCCGCAAGCTCAGCCTGACCGAGGTGGGGCAGGCCTATTACGAGCGCTGCACCCGCATCCTGACCGATCTGGAGGAGGCGGAGCAGGCGGTCGCCGACCTGCATGCCGCCCCGCGCGGCCGGCTGCGGCTGAACGCGCCGGTCAGCTTCGGCATCCTGCATCTGGCCCCGGCGGTGGCGGAGTTCCTGGAGCGTTATCCGGCCATCGAGATCGACATGGACCTGAACGACCGCACGGTCGATCTGGTCGACGAGGGCTATGATCTGGCGGTTCGCATCGGCAAGCTGCGCGACAGTTCGCTGATCGCCCGGCGGCTGGCCCCGGCGCGGATGGCTCTGTGCGCCAGCCCGGCCTATCTGCAGAAGCATGGCGTGCCGGAAACGCCGGACGATCTGGCCAACCACAACTGCCTGATCTACACCAACGTGCCGACGCCGGACCTCTGGCCCTTCACCGTCGATGGCGAGCCCCGCAACGTCCGGGTCTCTGGGCCGATCCGCAGCAACAACGGCGACCTGCTGCGCGAAGCGGCGGTGGCCGGCGTCGGCTTCATCATGTCGCCGACCTTCCTGTGCGGTCAGGCGCTGGCGCGCGGCGAGCTGGTCAGCGTCCTGTACCGCCACATCCCCTCGGAACTGGCGGTCAACGCGGTCTATCCGCAGAACCGCCACTTGTCACCGAAGGTGCGGGTGTTCGTGGATTTCCTGGTCCAGCGATTCGGCCCGCGCCCCTATTGGGACTGCGCGCTGCTGGACACGTTGTCGCCGGAGGAAGGCTGAATAAGGTTTAGGACGGCTGGTTAGGCCGGCGGCGGGAGCGCAGGTTCAACGCGGTGATGAAATTCGGCTGCTGGCCGACCACCGGGCCCTGCGGAACCGGCTTCTTCGGGGCGGTGGACAGGAAGCCGCCGACCCGGCCGCGCAGCTCGACCGCATGGTGCGCCGCCTCGTCCGCGGTTTCCGCCACTTGGCGGCGGACCGACGGCTCCAGCGTGTTGAAGGCGCGGGAGGCGAATTCGAAGGCCGGCTGCGATTTGGTGGCGATCACCTGACGCAGCGCCTTGGACACCAGCACCGTGTCGAGACCGCCCGGCCCCTCCACCCCGTCCAGCACGTCGGCGAGGATGCCGATGGCCTGGATCGTGCGGTTGTCGTCCAGCGAAAGGTCGTGAGCGTCCATACGGGTCTTCCGATCGTCTCAAGCGGTACGGGTCCCGTCCCTGCGGACACCCGGATTGCAGCAGACGAATCATAGTGTTTGCGCCGGCGTCTGGCAATGGACGCCATATCGGCCGGCGGTGGAATCGTTAAGATGGCGCTTGGATGTTTATGGCCGGGTGGTCAGGGCCGCGTGGCGAAGGTTGGCGGCAGCAGCCGTTCGACGCAGGCGCCGGCCTCGCCCACGGCCAGCGTCTCGATGAAACGGGCGGCGGCGGTGCGGCCGCACAAGCTGGCGCCCAGCACGTCATGGCCGAGGCCGCGGAAGGACAGCAGCGCCGCGCGCGACAGGCTCCGCCCCATCGCCTCGGCCCGCGCCGGCGCGGTGAAGGTGTCGTAGGCGCCGGTCAGGATCAGCGCCGGCACGTCCGACGTGGCCTGCCGGTAGAAGGACGCATCGACCGGCCGCAGCCCCAGCGCCGGACAGGCGGCG from Azospirillum sp. TSA2s encodes the following:
- the wrbA gene encoding NAD(P)H:quinone oxidoreductase, with amino-acid sequence MAKVLVLYYSSWGHVSEMAQAVAEGARSVAGTEVTVKRVPELVPEAVRQSAHYKDESNIPVATVDELAQYDAIVIGTPTRYGNMASQMKNFLDQTGGLWAKGALVGKVGAAFTSTATQHGGQESTILSTHTVLLHLGLVIVGLPYSFQGQMGVSEVMGNSPYGASTIAGGDGSRRPSAVELDGARYQGRHVAEIATKLHG
- a CDS encoding LysR family transcriptional regulator; protein product: MDRLDDMLAFIKVVDTKSFTAAADRLNLSKSVVSRRIGELENRLGARLLNRTTRKLSLTEVGQAYYERCTRILTDLEEAEQAVADLHAAPRGRLRLNAPVSFGILHLAPAVAEFLERYPAIEIDMDLNDRTVDLVDEGYDLAVRIGKLRDSSLIARRLAPARMALCASPAYLQKHGVPETPDDLANHNCLIYTNVPTPDLWPFTVDGEPRNVRVSGPIRSNNGDLLREAAVAGVGFIMSPTFLCGQALARGELVSVLYRHIPSELAVNAVYPQNRHLSPKVRVFVDFLVQRFGPRPYWDCALLDTLSPEEG